The proteins below come from a single Iocasia fonsfrigidae genomic window:
- a CDS encoding photosystem II S4 domain protein: MLDREKLSSHLHRGEEQLLAGHIFDKIEMVLKRKSEESTNFLNPYECEIAEGLLQQIYEVNYLIDGGYQGAERNRVTVFPEYLFPEHVDPQVEILKIEGNFKFQPVNHRDFLGALMGLGIKREMIGDILILKEMAEVVVAAEMVEFIITKLTKVHQVPVEVMEIKSKELILPSNNTKEIKTTVASMRLDAVASAGFGDSRNKISRDIKSEKVKLNWKTVADPACSVEIGDLISIRGRGRVNVVERIGLSNRGRIKLSLERYT, encoded by the coding sequence ATGCTTGATAGGGAAAAGTTGAGTTCACATTTGCACCGGGGGGAAGAACAGTTACTTGCCGGACATATATTTGATAAAATTGAGATGGTTTTAAAGAGAAAAAGTGAAGAATCTACTAATTTTTTGAATCCATATGAATGTGAGATAGCAGAGGGTTTACTTCAACAGATTTATGAGGTGAATTACCTGATAGATGGGGGTTATCAGGGTGCTGAGAGAAATAGGGTTACTGTTTTTCCTGAATATTTATTCCCTGAACATGTGGATCCCCAGGTTGAAATTTTAAAAATAGAAGGAAATTTCAAGTTTCAGCCAGTAAATCACCGTGATTTTTTAGGGGCCCTAATGGGGTTAGGGATTAAAAGGGAAATGATTGGTGATATATTAATACTAAAGGAAATGGCCGAGGTAGTTGTAGCGGCAGAGATGGTAGAGTTTATTATAACGAAACTAACTAAGGTTCATCAAGTTCCTGTAGAGGTTATGGAGATTAAATCCAAAGAATTAATTTTACCATCAAATAATACTAAAGAGATAAAAACAACGGTAGCTTCTATGCGACTGGATGCCGTGGCCAGTGCCGGATTTGGGGATTCCCGAAATAAGATATCCAGGGATATTAAAAGTGAAAAGGTTAAGTTGAACTGGAAAACAGTAGCAGACCCTGCCTGTAGTGTTGAGATAGGGGATTTAATCTCGATCAGGGGTAGGGGCCGGGTGAATGTTGTGGAAAGAATTGGTTTGTCTAATAGGGGGAGAATTAAATTATCATTGGAAAGATATACTTAG
- a CDS encoding cell division protein SepF, with protein sequence MRFKEIWERILDFFGLANGQEEEYYEEHNDERVISIYRKKQGFSIMIYHPESFNEVQNLVDEIKAKKPIILNLEELDRELARRIIDFMSGAVYGIGGNIQKVAEYIFVFTPHNIDIDSGVLKESRSLFS encoded by the coding sequence ATGAGGTTTAAAGAGATCTGGGAACGAATACTTGATTTCTTCGGGCTGGCAAATGGCCAGGAAGAAGAATACTATGAAGAGCATAATGATGAACGGGTTATAAGTATATACAGGAAGAAACAGGGCTTTAGTATTATGATCTACCACCCTGAATCATTTAATGAGGTACAAAATCTTGTTGATGAAATCAAGGCTAAAAAACCAATAATCCTTAATCTTGAAGAATTAGATAGGGAACTGGCCAGACGGATTATTGATTTTATGAGTGGAGCTGTCTATGGTATAGGTGGCAATATCCAGAAGGTTGCTGAATACATCTTTGTCTTTACTCCTCATAATATAGATATTGATAGTGGGGTCTTAAAGGAAAGTCGTTCACTTTTTAGTTAA
- the sigG gene encoding RNA polymerase sporulation sigma factor SigG: MGNKVEISGVNTSELPVLSNKEMRVLFKDMQNGNELARNTIVSGNLRLVLSVIQRFNNRGENVDDLFQVGCIGLMKAIDNFDLSKNVRFSTYAVPMIIGEIRRYLRDNNPIRVSRSLRDTAYKALQIKENLKNKNSEEPSLKEIARELGIPRSEITYALDAIQDPISLFEPIYHDGGDPIFVMDQISDEKSEDESWLEGIAVREALRKLNEREKLILSFRFYEGKTQMEVADEIGISQAQVSRLEKAALKRLRRHVKEEK; encoded by the coding sequence TTGGGTAACAAGGTAGAAATTAGCGGTGTTAATACCTCTGAATTGCCAGTCTTATCTAATAAAGAGATGAGGGTATTATTTAAGGATATGCAGAATGGTAATGAACTAGCTAGGAATACAATTGTAAGTGGTAATTTAAGGTTAGTGTTAAGTGTTATCCAGAGATTTAATAATAGGGGAGAAAATGTAGATGACCTTTTTCAGGTTGGTTGTATTGGCTTGATGAAGGCTATTGATAATTTTGATTTGAGCAAAAATGTGAGGTTTTCTACCTATGCAGTTCCAATGATAATTGGGGAAATAAGACGTTATCTAAGGGACAATAATCCTATAAGGGTTAGTAGGTCTCTGCGGGATACGGCCTATAAAGCATTACAGATAAAAGAGAATCTGAAAAACAAGAATTCTGAAGAACCATCTCTAAAAGAGATTGCTAGAGAATTGGGTATTCCCAGGTCAGAAATAACCTATGCGCTTGATGCTATCCAGGATCCTATATCCCTTTTCGAGCCAATTTATCATGATGGTGGTGACCCTATTTTTGTGATGGATCAGATCAGTGATGAAAAATCAGAGGATGAAAGTTGGTTAGAGGGTATTGCTGTACGTGAAGCTTTAAGGAAACTAAATGAAAGAGAGAAATTAATCCTTTCTTTCAGGTTTTATGAAGGTAAAACCCAGATGGAAGTAGCGGATGAGATTGGTATCTCCCAGGCACAGGTTTCCCGTCTTGAGAAAGCGGCATTAAAACGTTTAAGACGGCATGTTAAGGAGGAAAAATAG
- a CDS encoding YlmC/YmxH family sporulation protein: MLKNSELKMKDVIDVKNGKKLGYIDDVDIELEQGRIRAFIIPSHNNKILSFFSKKQDLIINWNEIKKIGEDVILVELKDDLSV, encoded by the coding sequence ATGTTGAAGAATTCCGAATTGAAGATGAAGGATGTTATTGATGTTAAGAATGGTAAAAAACTTGGTTATATTGATGATGTTGATATAGAATTAGAACAGGGTAGGATAAGGGCCTTTATTATTCCCTCACACAATAATAAAATTTTAAGTTTTTTTTCTAAAAAGCAGGATCTTATTATTAATTGGAACGAGATCAAAAAAATTGGAGAAGATGTGATATTGGTTGAATTAAAGGACGACTTAAGTGTTTAA
- the nrdR gene encoding transcriptional regulator NrdR, which yields MKCPYCQHLESKVIDSRYTEGHTCIRRRRECLECAERFTTYERLEDVPLMVVKKNGERELFDRNKLLKGLMKACEKRPISQDKLDMMVSHIEKELRNDMKQEVTSVEIGELVMEALKKIDEVAYVRFASVYRQFKDVNKFKQELERLLEGD from the coding sequence ATGAAATGTCCCTATTGCCAGCATTTAGAAAGTAAAGTTATTGATTCCCGTTATACAGAAGGACATACCTGTATAAGGAGGCGTAGGGAATGTCTGGAGTGTGCTGAAAGGTTTACCACATATGAAAGACTAGAGGATGTTCCCTTAATGGTTGTCAAAAAGAATGGTGAGAGGGAATTGTTTGATAGAAATAAGCTGTTAAAGGGTTTGATGAAGGCCTGTGAAAAAAGACCTATCTCACAGGACAAGTTAGATATGATGGTTTCCCATATTGAAAAGGAACTACGCAATGATATGAAACAGGAGGTTACCAGTGTTGAAATTGGGGAACTGGTCATGGAGGCCCTTAAAAAAATTGATGAAGTAGCTTATGTTAGATTTGCTTCAGTATATAGGCAGTTTAAGGATGTTAATAAGTTTAAACAGGAATTAGAGAGATTATTAGAGGGGGACTAG
- the sigE gene encoding RNA polymerase sporulation sigma factor SigE: MYFKVKIKLQLYWISLLRGLGLYRSPVYYLGSSETLPAPLEDNEEAYLLERLAEGDDNVKQLLIEHNLRLVVYIARKFNNTGIDIEDLVSIGTIGLIKAVRTFDVSKNIKLATYASRCIENEILMYLRKNNKKRSEVSFDDPLNIDWDGNELKLSDIMGTEGDIIYKNIESEVDRELLKDAMKSLSRRERKILILRFGLLKSGNTKTQKDVADILGISQSYISRLEKRIIRKLKREVARMI; encoded by the coding sequence ATTTATTTCAAGGTAAAAATTAAATTACAATTATATTGGATTTCACTATTGCGAGGTTTGGGTTTGTATCGTTCACCTGTTTATTATCTGGGGAGTAGTGAGACTCTACCAGCCCCATTAGAGGATAATGAGGAAGCATATCTCCTGGAAAGATTAGCTGAAGGTGATGATAATGTAAAACAGCTTTTGATTGAGCATAATTTACGTCTGGTTGTGTATATTGCCAGGAAGTTTAATAATACAGGAATCGATATAGAGGATTTAGTTTCAATCGGCACGATTGGCTTAATTAAAGCAGTCAGGACTTTTGATGTAAGTAAAAATATCAAATTAGCGACATATGCTTCACGATGTATTGAAAATGAAATACTTATGTATCTCAGGAAAAACAATAAAAAAAGGAGTGAGGTTTCTTTTGATGATCCATTAAATATTGATTGGGATGGAAATGAACTAAAACTTTCTGATATTATGGGTACAGAGGGTGATATAATATATAAAAATATTGAATCGGAAGTAGACAGGGAATTACTTAAGGATGCGATGAAAAGTTTAAGTAGACGAGAGAGAAAGATATTAATCTTACGTTTTGGTTTATTAAAATCAGGTAATACCAAAACCCAGAAGGATGTTGCCGATATATTAGGTATTTCACAGTCATATATTTCTCGTCTGGAGAAAAGAATTATCAGGAAGCTTAAGAGAGAGGTTGCTAGGATGATTTAA
- a CDS encoding DivIVA domain-containing protein, giving the protein MRFSPLDIYNKEFKKSTFGYNVKQVNEFLDEVGMAYEKLLKEVNSLQDENDKIKEKLAGIDEMEKRLEKIMLTVQDTSQEQIKQAKKEADIIIKRAEIKAEQIEKEARNKVQKEYQALQDLKEHKDLFKIRFKTLLESHLEMIEEDEVTLPGSEEDIAVSRLDLDE; this is encoded by the coding sequence ATGCGGTTTTCTCCACTAGATATTTATAATAAAGAATTTAAAAAATCTACCTTTGGATATAATGTGAAACAGGTTAACGAGTTTTTAGATGAAGTTGGTATGGCTTATGAAAAACTTCTTAAAGAAGTTAATTCACTTCAGGATGAAAATGATAAAATAAAAGAAAAATTGGCTGGTATTGATGAAATGGAAAAACGACTAGAGAAGATTATGCTTACTGTTCAGGATACTTCTCAAGAACAAATTAAACAGGCTAAAAAAGAGGCAGATATTATTATTAAACGAGCAGAGATTAAGGCAGAACAGATAGAGAAAGAAGCCCGTAATAAAGTACAGAAGGAATATCAGGCTTTACAGGACCTTAAAGAACATAAAGACCTTTTTAAGATTCGTTTTAAAACACTGCTGGAAAGTCATTTAGAGATGATAGAAGAAGATGAGGTAACATTACCAGGGTCTGAAGAGGATATTGCTGTTAGCCGTTTAGACCTTGACGAATAG
- a CDS encoding HlyD family efflux transporter periplasmic adaptor subunit — translation MGNNNIYYLAQKKSNYKNHQYRRDRFNKRRFLIAVFLLIVFILFIYFIGFYNRIVIVRARYGELVDGFTTKALIVRDEQVYYSPVSGNIELNLTEGSRISYGQRVMRVGDYSLINHWAGIISYATDGLEDSLGFESINELTPDKYNKYKRNYKQLVNGNYLNKGEPAFRIIANNMYLVLQVTTEEIERYWLNEKVFFKAPDIKKGLIDARVVNKMVFDKKALMLVKLIPFVPEWLNNRWVEVEFIKNIYRGIIIPYKALFKQPEGEGVLVYNTNNGKIEFKKVKVLERTKQGLIVEGIEVGESIIENPSSVDYGKGV, via the coding sequence ATGGGCAATAATAATATTTATTATCTGGCACAAAAGAAAAGCAATTATAAAAACCATCAATATAGGAGAGATAGGTTTAACAAAAGAAGATTTTTAATAGCTGTTTTTTTATTAATTGTTTTTATACTTTTTATCTATTTTATTGGCTTTTATAACAGGATTGTTATAGTGAGGGCTAGATATGGTGAACTTGTTGATGGGTTTACTACAAAGGCTTTGATTGTCAGGGATGAACAGGTTTATTATTCACCAGTGTCTGGCAATATAGAATTGAATTTAACAGAAGGTAGTAGGATTTCCTATGGACAGAGAGTAATGAGAGTGGGGGACTATAGTTTAATAAACCATTGGGCAGGTATAATAAGCTATGCGACAGATGGATTGGAAGATTCTTTAGGATTTGAGTCCATTAACGAACTTACCCCTGACAAATATAATAAATATAAGCGTAACTATAAACAATTAGTAAATGGCAATTATCTAAATAAAGGGGAACCTGCTTTCAGGATAATAGCAAATAATATGTATCTGGTTTTACAAGTTACAACTGAGGAGATAGAGCGATACTGGCTTAATGAAAAGGTTTTTTTTAAAGCCCCTGATATCAAAAAAGGCCTTATAGATGCCAGAGTTGTTAATAAGATGGTTTTTGATAAAAAGGCTCTAATGCTTGTAAAACTGATACCATTTGTACCTGAATGGTTAAATAATCGGTGGGTAGAAGTAGAGTTTATTAAAAATATATATCGTGGTATAATTATTCCCTATAAGGCTCTATTTAAACAGCCTGAAGGGGAGGGTGTATTAGTGTATAATACCAATAATGGTAAGATAGAATTTAAGAAAGTAAAAGTATTGGAAAGAACAAAGCAAGGACTTATAGTTGAGGGGATAGAGGTTGGTGAGAGTATTATCGAAAATCCTTCTTCTGTAGATTACGGAAAAGGGGTGTAA
- the pgeF gene encoding peptidoglycan editing factor PgeF, which yields MFAWREDGALKYLVIEEFMDRGVKVYFTSRLGGVSSGDYHSLNLGLHTADSKEDVLENRRRLAEALKIDCQDFVAAQQVHSNKVVMVNKNNSGQGAFSYESSLPGIDGLITADRGLPLISFYADCVPLLLMDPVKGVVGLAHAGWRGTVKKIGVNTISLMKGIFDCQLDDIWVGIGPAISRDYYQVDERVVAQVKGNFPCWRDLLSDQGKDRYLFDLWAANRAVFHSLGIQDKQIILSNYCTAANTDLFFSYRKEKGRTGRMASIIYL from the coding sequence ATGTTTGCCTGGCGGGAGGATGGTGCTCTCAAATATCTAGTAATTGAGGAGTTTATGGATAGGGGAGTTAAGGTGTATTTTACTTCACGACTTGGTGGTGTGAGTTCAGGGGATTATCATAGTTTAAACCTGGGCCTCCATACTGCTGATAGCAAAGAAGATGTCCTGGAAAACAGACGCCGGCTTGCCGAAGCACTTAAGATTGATTGTCAGGATTTTGTTGCTGCTCAACAGGTACATAGTAATAAAGTAGTAATGGTAAATAAAAATAATTCTGGTCAGGGGGCTTTTTCTTATGAAAGCAGTCTTCCAGGTATAGATGGTTTGATTACTGCTGACAGGGGTTTGCCTCTCATATCTTTTTATGCAGACTGTGTACCATTATTACTTATGGATCCTGTTAAAGGTGTAGTAGGATTGGCTCATGCTGGTTGGCGAGGGACAGTAAAAAAAATAGGTGTCAACACAATTTCTCTGATGAAAGGGATCTTTGATTGTCAGCTAGATGATATATGGGTTGGGATAGGGCCGGCTATTTCCAGGGATTATTATCAGGTTGATGAGAGGGTAGTTGCTCAGGTGAAGGGTAATTTCCCCTGCTGGCGAGATTTATTGTCAGACCAGGGAAAGGACAGGTATCTTTTTGATTTATGGGCAGCCAATAGAGCAGTTTTCCATTCTTTGGGAATACAGGACAAACAGATTATTTTGAGTAATTATTGTACTGCAGCTAATACTGACCTGTTTTTTTCTTACAGGAAGGAAAAGGGGAGAACTGGCAGGATGGCTAGTATTATATATTTGTAA
- a CDS encoding stage II sporulation protein R, with translation MNKLRIFLLLIIITIVLTSLNVNSAFLIRESSELINAYNNNNLLRLHVIANSNSVRDQYIKRLVRDKVINYLAESSDKELVLSDLESVKKYIEGILHEEGFYQGVKVETGKFYFPERTYDELTLPAGEYKALRIILGRGEGANWWCVLLPPLCIDKEQSIDHSNHLEFKFKVFELFKTATRKIKISNPLGSDSDASYLFTDLLSSAYNNFDNIIGSDPDVEEFRIEDEGCY, from the coding sequence ATGAATAAGCTCAGGATATTTTTACTATTAATTATAATTACTATTGTATTAACAAGTTTAAATGTGAATAGTGCTTTCCTTATCAGGGAGTCCAGCGAGTTAATCAATGCTTATAATAATAATAATTTATTACGTCTCCATGTAATAGCCAATAGTAATTCTGTCCGTGATCAGTATATCAAACGGCTGGTTAGAGACAAAGTAATAAATTATTTAGCAGAATCCAGTGATAAAGAATTAGTATTATCAGACCTGGAGTCAGTAAAAAAATATATTGAAGGGATTTTACATGAAGAGGGGTTTTATCAGGGTGTAAAAGTGGAAACTGGCAAGTTTTATTTTCCGGAAAGAACCTATGATGAATTGACACTACCAGCAGGTGAATACAAAGCACTTCGTATCATTCTAGGAAGGGGTGAAGGGGCTAACTGGTGGTGTGTCCTGCTACCACCGCTTTGTATAGATAAAGAGCAGTCTATTGATCATTCAAATCACTTAGAATTTAAATTTAAGGTGTTTGAGTTATTTAAAACTGCTACTAGGAAAATAAAAATAAGTAATCCTCTGGGTAGTGATTCTGATGCTTCCTATTTATTCACAGATTTATTATCTTCAGCATATAATAATTTTGATAATATTATAGGGAGTGATCCGGATGTTGAAGAATTCCGAATTGAAGATGAAGGATGTTATTGA
- a CDS encoding YggT family protein, with translation MYLLVFLVNTTYKVIFWLILIRAILSWVRPGVHDPNWRKILSFIYSVTEPILGPIRRLIPTGNIGIDFSPLIAMFLLSILRGFIINLLYSIGSNFMF, from the coding sequence ATGTATTTATTAGTATTTCTGGTCAATACCACATATAAGGTTATTTTCTGGTTAATACTTATCAGGGCCATTTTGTCCTGGGTAAGGCCGGGTGTTCATGACCCTAACTGGCGTAAAATATTAAGTTTTATATATAGTGTAACAGAGCCTATTTTAGGTCCGATACGCCGATTGATTCCTACAGGTAATATTGGAATTGATTTTTCACCACTAATTGCCATGTTTTTATTATCTATCTTGCGTGGTTTTATAATTAATCTTTTATATAGTATTGGCAGCAATTTCATGTTTTAG
- a CDS encoding YggS family pyridoxal phosphate-dependent enzyme, translated as MAVERLATRLTEVKRRINLAVDRSGRKSGEIKLVAVSKNHPIDKIKYLKEQGISNFGENRVQELLDKAAEIDKISWHFIGHLQRNKVKYLMRMPNCQLIHSLDSWRLAKEIDKQARKNECIMPVLVQVNVAEDENKFGFKLEEVEEFLKKAAELKNLVIKGLMTVVPYTDDPELSRPFFRRLADLKSDLVQKGYDLEELSMGMTNDFEVAIEEGATIVRVGTALFGKRGDYQ; from the coding sequence ATGGCAGTAGAAAGATTGGCTACTAGATTAACTGAAGTAAAGAGAAGGATAAATTTGGCTGTTGATAGGAGTGGCAGGAAGTCTGGTGAAATAAAACTGGTGGCTGTCAGTAAGAATCACCCAATAGATAAGATTAAATACCTAAAAGAACAGGGAATAAGTAATTTTGGAGAGAATAGGGTACAGGAATTACTGGATAAGGCAGCTGAAATTGATAAAATATCCTGGCATTTTATTGGACATCTTCAGCGGAACAAGGTAAAATATTTAATGAGGATGCCAAACTGCCAGTTGATACACTCATTGGACAGCTGGCGTCTGGCCAAAGAAATTGATAAACAAGCCAGGAAAAATGAATGTATTATGCCTGTTTTGGTACAGGTAAATGTTGCTGAGGATGAAAATAAATTTGGATTTAAATTAGAAGAGGTAGAAGAATTTTTAAAAAAGGCTGCTGAACTTAAAAACCTTGTTATTAAGGGGCTTATGACGGTAGTTCCCTATACAGATGACCCTGAACTGAGTAGACCTTTTTTCCGGAGACTGGCTGATTTAAAATCAGACCTGGTACAGAAGGGATATGATTTAGAGGAATTATCAATGGGAATGACTAATGATTTTGAGGTTGCTATTGAAGAAGGTGCTACTATAGTCAGGGTGGGAACAGCTTTGTTTGGTAAAAGAGGTGACTATCAATGA
- a CDS encoding sigma-E processing peptidase SpoIIGA produces MVIYADITFVNNFLMTLAIIWAVGQLMDFKINFFMLLLSALIGSIYTFLVLLIQMWSLHPFYKGVLQIVLNLTVAIIMIKVAFNYSSIKTFLKAVGYLYLVSFISIGTTLSLFYIYGGSFFSSSKLIIAIITGLIVIYMLGKYGWNILQSHLSPEEFYLSVKIYLESQVFTFTGLLDTGNMLNDPLTNVPVVVVYLGDIIDVYPAEMQQKLISNMVNSMEIINIFNEFNRGNRIRILPFSDLGQEHAVLVGVRPEMVEIDYKGEVITTDKVVLGMSDHIIDQDGVYQVLINPKILKI; encoded by the coding sequence ATGGTAATTTATGCTGATATTACATTTGTTAATAATTTTTTAATGACACTTGCTATTATTTGGGCAGTAGGCCAATTAATGGACTTTAAAATAAATTTTTTTATGTTACTATTGTCAGCTCTAATTGGTAGTATATATACTTTTCTGGTACTATTAATACAAATGTGGTCTCTGCATCCTTTTTATAAGGGAGTATTACAAATTGTTTTAAATCTTACTGTAGCTATAATCATGATTAAAGTTGCTTTTAATTATTCTAGTATAAAGACTTTTTTAAAAGCAGTTGGGTATTTATATCTCGTAAGTTTTATTAGTATTGGTACAACTCTATCTTTATTTTACATCTATGGAGGGTCTTTTTTCAGTTCAAGCAAATTAATTATAGCAATTATCACTGGTTTAATTGTGATATATATGCTGGGTAAATACGGTTGGAATATTTTGCAGAGCCATTTATCTCCTGAGGAATTCTATCTTTCGGTAAAAATATATCTAGAATCACAGGTGTTTACTTTTACCGGTCTACTTGATACTGGTAATATGCTCAATGACCCCCTGACTAATGTACCAGTAGTTGTTGTTTATCTAGGTGATATTATTGATGTTTATCCAGCAGAGATGCAGCAGAAGCTGATATCCAATATGGTTAATAGTATGGAGATTATTAATATTTTTAATGAATTTAATAGAGGTAATCGGATTAGAATATTGCCTTTTTCTGATCTAGGACAAGAGCATGCTGTTCTTGTGGGAGTAAGACCTGAGATGGTTGAAATAGATTATAAGGGGGAGGTTATAACGACAGATAAGGTTGTATTGGGGATGAGTGATCATATTATTGACCAAGATGGTGTTTATCAGGTCTTAATCAATCCGAAAATCCTTAAAATTTAG